A stretch of the Candidatus Angelobacter sp. genome encodes the following:
- a CDS encoding putative quinol monooxygenase, producing MLIVHVQVHVKPEHVEAFKAATLENARNSVKEPGIARFDVAQQQDDPTRFVLVEVYRDADAPAKHKETAHYAKWRDAVAPMMAGPRTSVKLVNVFPDDAGW from the coding sequence ATGCTAATCGTCCATGTCCAGGTCCACGTGAAACCCGAACACGTCGAAGCTTTCAAGGCCGCGACGCTCGAAAATGCGCGCAACAGCGTCAAGGAACCGGGCATCGCGCGCTTTGATGTGGCGCAACAACAGGACGATCCGACCCGCTTCGTGCTCGTCGAAGTTTATCGCGACGCGGATGCGCCTGCGAAGCACAAAGAAACAGCCCATTACGCGAAGTGGCGCGACGCAGTCGCGCCGATGATGGCCGGGCCGCGCACGAGCGTTAAACTCGTCAACGTGTTTCCCGATGATGCGGGTTGGTGA